The following are encoded in a window of Haemorhous mexicanus isolate bHaeMex1 chromosome 7, bHaeMex1.pri, whole genome shotgun sequence genomic DNA:
- the PKD2L1 gene encoding polycystin-2-like protein 1, translated as MNLSHLNNRAESHFKVSEVHELETVGKKAWDNPVYSGSPSTSSKIQTIYNPKSVLENPYENFGEVVDPLPYQEEQSKAVNGKTSPLRKCCFYIFRGIRGLWGTTLTENTAENRELYVKTTLRELLVYVMFLVDICLLTYGMTSSNAYYYTKVMSELFLQTSTDGRVSFQSIGSMADFWVYAQGPLLDNLYWTKWYNNESLAAHSTQSHIYYENLLLGVPRMRQLKVKNNSCVVHDDFKEEISGCYDVYSEDKEERVSFGLINGTAWRYHSEEELGGSSHWGRLTSYSGGGYYIDLKMTREESAEALQVLKEKLWLDRGTRVVFIDFSVYNANINLFCVLRLVVEFPATGGAIPSWQIRTVKLIRYVSTWDFFIVACEIVFCVFIFYYVVEEALELRIHKFQYFTSIWNILDVVVILLSIVAIGFHIFRTTEVNRLLGELLEHPNTYADFEFLAFWQTQYNNMNAVNLFFAWIKIFKYISFNKTMTQLSSTLARCAKDILGFAIMFFIVFFAYAQLGYLLFGTQVENFSTFVKCIFTQFRIILGDFDYNSIDNANRVLGPLYFVTYVFFVFFVLLNMFLAIINDTYSEVKEELSSQKDELQLSDILKQSYNRTLTRLKLKKEQISDVQKALQNGTKQLDFEDFKNSLKELGHADHEITAAFSRFDKDGNHILDEEEQQQMKHDLEAKRVALNTEIENLGKSYADNNLDENLTYLEARNNHTNKATWVSKEEFQVLLHRVLQLEQSINSIGSKIDAVVKKLDVPERKELKRKDLLGKPLGDVSKEEEASQEELYPQSLDQLGKEAESWRMEHIQRNNLSGNSSQNGVYPILPKSSVLGSQVPKNL; from the exons ATGAATTTGTCTCACCTAAACAACAGAGCCGAGAGCCACTTTAAAGTATCAGAAGTGCATGAACTGGAGACAGTGGGGAAGAAAGCTTGGGACAATCCTGTTTACAGTGGTTCTCCCTCTACCTCCTCGAAAATTCAAACCATCTACAACCCCAAGTCTGTCCTGGAGAATCCCTATGAGAATTTTGGAGAAGTTGTGGATCCACTGCCCTACCAGGAAGAACAGAGCAAAGCTGTGAATGGGAAGACAAGTCCTCTCCGCAAGTGCTGCTTCTACATCTTCAGAGGCATCCGAG GTCTGTGGGGCACTACGCTGACTGAGAACACAGCTGAAAACAGGGAGCTGTATGTGAAGACCACCCTGCGAGAGCTGCTGGTCTATGTTATGTTCTTGGTGGACATCTGTCTCT TGACATATGGAATGACGAGTTCCAATGCCTATTACTACACCAAAGTGATGTCTGAGCTCTTCCTGCAGACCTCTACAGATGGCCGTGTCTCCTTCCAGTCCATCGGCAGCATGGCTGACTTCTGGGTG TATGCACAGGGTCCCCTGCTGGATAACCTGTACTGGACAAAGTGGTACAACAACGAGTCCCTGGCGGCGCACAGCACGCAGTCACACATCTATTACGAGAACCTGCTGCTGGGTGTCCCACGCATGAGACAGCTGAAGGTGAAGAACAACTCCTGTGTGGTCCACGATGACTTCAAGGAGGAAATCTCGGGCTGCTATGATGTATACTCTGAAGACAAGGAGGAAAGGGTCTCCTTTGGGCTCATCAATGGAACGGC GTGGAGGTACCAttctgaggaggagctgggtggtTCATCTCACTGGGGAAGACTAACCAGTTACAGTGGGGGAGGATACTACATAGACCTCAAGATGACCAGGGAAGAGAGTGCTGAAGCCCTGCAGGTCTTGaaggagaaactgtggctgGATCGGGGAACACGAGTTGTCTTTATTGATTTCTCTGTGTATAATGCAAATATCAATCTTTTCTGTGTTCTGAG GTTAGTGGTTGAGTTTCCAGCCACTGGTGGTGCCATTCCCTCCTGGCAAATCCGGACAGTGAAGCTTATACGATATGTCAGCACATGGGACTTCTTCATTGTTGCCTGTGAAATTGTATTCTGTGTCTTCATCTTCTACTATGTGGTGGAAGAAGCTTTGGAGCTCCGTATCCACAAGTTTCAGTACTTCACCAGCATCTGGAACATTCTGGATGTGGTTGTCATTCTG CTCTCCATTGTTGCCATTGGGTTCCACATCTTTCGCACCACTGAGGTGAACAGGCTGCTGGGAGAGTTGCTGGAACACCCCAACACCTATGCAGACTTTGAATTCCTGGCCTTCTGGCAGACGCAGTACAACAACATGAATGCAGTCAACTTATTTTTTGCCTGGATCAAG ATATTCAAGTACATTAGCTTTAACAAAACAATGACCCAGCTCTCCTCCACACTGGCACGTTGTGCCAAGGACATCCTGGGGTTTGCCATTATGTTCTTCATTGTCTTCTTTGCCTATGCCCAGCTGGGTTACCTTCTTTTTGGCACACAAGTGGAAAACTTCAGTACCTTTGTTAAATGCAT tTTCACCCAGTTTCGGATCATTCTTGGTGATTTTGACTACAATTCCATTGACAATGCCAACAGGGTCCTTGGGCCTCTTTACTTTGTCACCTATgtgttctttgttttctttgtgcttCTG AACATGTTTCTGGCCATCATCAATGACACCTACTCAGAAGTCAAGGAGGAACTCTCGAGCCAGAAGgatgagctgcagctctctgacaTCTTGAAGCAG AGCTACAACCGGACACTCACAAGGCTGAAGCTGAAGAAGGAGCAGATTTCTGATGTGCAGAAAGCCCTGCAGAATGGAACAAAACAACTAGACTTTGAAGACTTCAAGAACAGCTTGAAGGA ACTGGGCCATGCAGACCATGAGATCACAGCAGCTTTCTCCAGATTTGACAAAGATGGCAACCATATCCTTGATGAAGAGGAGCAACAGCAGATGAAGCATGACCTAGAGgcaaaaagg gttgCTCTGAATACAGAGAttgaaaatttggggaaatccTATGCTGACAACAACCTGGATGAGAATCTGACCTACCTGGAAGCAAGGAATAACCACACTAATAAGGCCACCTGGGTCTCCAAAGAAGAGTTCCAAGT cctcctgcatcgtgtgctgcagctggaacagTCCATAAACAGCATTGGCTCCAAGATTGATGCAGTGGTGAAGAAGCTCGATGTGccagaaagaaaagagctgAAGAGGAAGGATCTGTTGGGCAAACCACTGGGTGATGTTAGCAAG GAGGAAGAAGCCAGTCAGGAAGAGCTGTACCCCCAGAGCCTAGACCAGCtgggaaaagaagcagaaagttGGAGGATGGAACACATACAGAGAAACAACCTGAGTGGCAACTCTTCCCAAAATGGGGTCTATCCCATCTTGCCCAAGTCAAGTGTGCTGGGGTCTCAGGTGCCCAAGAACCTCTAA